In Salinigranum marinum, one DNA window encodes the following:
- a CDS encoding NAD(P)-binding protein, whose product MIGGRRPQLFCDGTPYQWSVDVPGQEASNQRHGRVSPLAATRRSESATPMIEHVVIVGGGRVGRHVAEQLGDEQYTVTMVERNPETCERLTPTVGQVVEGDGTDPDVFREADPGEASVVAALTDDTAVNLAICEMARELAPDARTILRVAADGEQAYGYRSFVDDVVYPAAAGATAAVNRINRV is encoded by the coding sequence GTGATCGGAGGTCGCCGCCCACAACTGTTTTGCGATGGCACACCATACCAATGGTCCGTAGATGTACCCGGACAGGAGGCCTCGAACCAACGACACGGACGCGTCTCACCGCTCGCAGCCACACGCCGGTCGGAGTCGGCGACGCCGATGATCGAACACGTCGTCATCGTCGGTGGTGGGCGCGTCGGCCGTCACGTGGCCGAACAGCTCGGCGACGAACAGTACACCGTCACGATGGTCGAGCGCAATCCGGAGACGTGCGAGCGGCTGACCCCGACGGTCGGCCAGGTCGTCGAGGGCGACGGCACCGACCCCGACGTCTTCCGGGAGGCTGATCCCGGTGAAGCAAGCGTCGTCGCGGCGCTCACGGACGACACGGCGGTGAACCTCGCGATCTGTGAGATGGCGCGGGAGCTGGCTCCTGACGCTCGGACCATCCTTCGCGTCGCGGCCGACGGCGAGCAGGCGTACGGCTACCGGAGCTTCGTCGACGACGTCGTCTACCCCGCGGCTGCCGGCGCGACGGCCGCGGTCAACCGGATCAACCGGGTGTGA
- a CDS encoding thiamine-phosphate synthase family protein, translating to MSLVLPSELVADRVVPTLRAMLARRLHERGATQQAIAGHLGVSQAAVSNYLGGFDGEPLVAEHPDAQATVDRIARGLDDGDLDGYDALAELIGLVRTLEDRGPVCELHEREMPALRGLGCDLCVRGVDSEAERERAVLASVRTAARRLAAGDVASLVPNVGTNVGEALPGAAAATDVAAIPGRIYTMAGRVEVPANPEFGASKHVATAVLAAAAVDPSVRGAVNVATDDALLRRARDRGLRTLAFDADYEERGEHLRERFGEAGVPDVAYHRGAFGVEPVAYVFGESAVDAADRVVALVGGDATE from the coding sequence ATGTCACTCGTCCTCCCGAGCGAACTCGTCGCCGACCGGGTGGTGCCGACGCTCCGAGCGATGCTGGCCCGCCGCTTGCACGAGCGCGGAGCGACCCAGCAGGCGATCGCCGGCCACCTGGGCGTCTCACAGGCGGCGGTGAGCAACTACCTCGGCGGGTTCGACGGAGAACCGCTCGTCGCCGAGCATCCCGACGCGCAGGCGACGGTCGACCGCATCGCGCGGGGGCTCGACGACGGCGACCTCGACGGCTACGACGCCCTCGCCGAACTGATCGGCCTGGTCAGGACGCTCGAGGACCGCGGCCCCGTCTGCGAGCTCCACGAACGGGAGATGCCGGCGCTGCGCGGTCTCGGCTGTGACCTCTGCGTCCGCGGGGTCGACTCGGAGGCCGAGCGCGAGCGGGCCGTCCTCGCGAGCGTCCGGACGGCGGCGCGACGGTTGGCGGCGGGCGACGTCGCGAGCCTCGTCCCGAACGTGGGAACGAACGTCGGCGAGGCGCTCCCCGGAGCGGCCGCCGCGACGGACGTCGCGGCCATCCCCGGCCGGATCTATACGATGGCCGGTCGCGTGGAGGTGCCGGCGAACCCCGAGTTCGGTGCCTCGAAGCACGTCGCGACGGCCGTCCTCGCGGCCGCGGCGGTCGATCCGTCGGTCAGGGGTGCGGTGAACGTCGCGACCGACGACGCGTTGCTGCGCCGTGCCCGGGACCGCGGGCTCCGGACCCTGGCGTTCGACGCCGACTACGAGGAGCGCGGTGAACACCTCCGCGAGCGCTTCGGCGAGGCCGGCGTCCCGGACGTCGCGTACCACCGCGGGGCGTTCGGCGTCGAGCCGGTCGCCTACGTGTTCGGGGAGAGCGCGGTCGACGCCGCCGACCGGGTGGTCGCGCTGGTCGGGGGCGACGCCACGGAGTGA
- a CDS encoding sodium:solute symporter family transporter, producing the protein MVSTTTTLAVTVLTLVCFTGLGLWYVRRRGGVRDAEEFVSARNSTGTGATTATLVASVMGVWILLAPVEAGAAFGGLSAVLGYAVGEALPMLAYARLGPRIRELIPEGHSLTEYALARYGPAMYAFVLLVSVFYMFVFLAAELTGIASAFELIAGVPRWQTGVLVGGFVLLYTSYGGLPASIFTDSIQTVLVLPLLLVSAVGAVLVLGGPAATYGAVVATDPTLVDPTFFTGLRFGVWVAIAILGAELINQTWWQRIYAARDTETLRRGFRTAALVNFCVVLLAGLFGVVARGVADVVVTGEEYNASIAFFVLLSEAFPESLVLGVVLLALLLVMSTADTLFNALASVVTADLPRLLDDPDDRTLTWGARLLTVVVAVAAILVSLRAQSVLRLFLLADLFGAAVMVPLLYGLYSRRATGPGMLVASLSGLVVGLAFFQSPIVRSALEALPVVGPRLPPADFLFAFVGAAGVSAVVAVLAARVADATYDFDRLATTVRRFDDHSGERVDAVDEPAD; encoded by the coding sequence ATGGTGAGCACGACGACCACGCTCGCGGTGACGGTGCTCACGCTGGTGTGTTTCACCGGGCTTGGGCTCTGGTACGTCCGCCGTCGAGGTGGCGTCCGCGACGCCGAGGAGTTCGTCAGCGCGCGGAACTCCACCGGGACGGGCGCGACCACGGCCACGCTGGTCGCGAGCGTCATGGGAGTGTGGATTCTCCTCGCGCCCGTCGAAGCCGGTGCGGCGTTCGGCGGCCTCTCGGCCGTGTTGGGCTACGCGGTCGGCGAGGCGCTCCCGATGCTCGCGTACGCTCGGCTCGGTCCCCGGATTCGGGAGCTGATCCCCGAGGGCCACTCGCTCACCGAGTACGCCCTCGCACGGTACGGCCCCGCGATGTACGCGTTCGTCCTCCTCGTGAGCGTCTTCTACATGTTCGTCTTCCTCGCCGCCGAACTCACGGGGATCGCGAGCGCCTTCGAGCTCATCGCGGGCGTCCCGCGGTGGCAGACGGGCGTCCTCGTGGGGGGGTTCGTCCTCCTGTACACGAGCTACGGCGGGCTCCCGGCGAGCATCTTCACCGACTCCATCCAGACCGTCCTCGTCCTCCCACTCTTGCTCGTGAGCGCCGTCGGCGCGGTCCTCGTTCTCGGCGGGCCCGCGGCGACGTACGGCGCGGTCGTGGCGACCGACCCCACGCTCGTGGACCCCACCTTCTTCACCGGCCTCCGGTTCGGCGTCTGGGTCGCGATCGCCATCCTCGGCGCGGAGCTCATCAACCAGACCTGGTGGCAGCGCATCTACGCCGCCCGCGACACGGAGACCCTCCGACGTGGCTTCCGGACGGCCGCTCTCGTCAACTTCTGCGTCGTCCTCCTCGCCGGCCTCTTCGGCGTGGTCGCCCGTGGCGTCGCCGACGTCGTGGTCACGGGCGAGGAGTACAACGCCAGCATCGCCTTCTTCGTCCTCCTCTCGGAGGCGTTCCCCGAATCGCTCGTCCTCGGGGTCGTGTTGCTCGCGCTCCTGCTCGTGATGAGCACCGCCGACACGCTGTTCAACGCGCTGGCGAGCGTCGTCACCGCTGACCTCCCGCGGCTCCTCGACGACCCCGACGACCGGACGCTCACGTGGGGTGCCCGACTGCTGACCGTCGTCGTCGCGGTCGCCGCGATCCTCGTCAGCCTCCGCGCTCAGAGCGTCCTCCGGCTGTTCCTCCTCGCCGACCTGTTCGGCGCGGCCGTGATGGTGCCGTTGCTCTACGGGCTGTACTCCCGGCGTGCAACTGGGCCAGGAATGCTCGTCGCGAGCCTCTCGGGGCTCGTCGTTGGGCTGGCGTTCTTCCAGAGTCCGATCGTCCGTTCCGCGCTCGAAGCGCTCCCCGTCGTCGGCCCGCGACTCCCCCCGGCGGATTTCCTCTTCGCGTTCGTCGGCGCGGCTGGCGTCTCCGCCGTCGTGGCCGTCCTCGCGGCTCGGGTCGCGGACGCGACCTACGACTTCGATCGACTCGCGACCACGGTCCGGCGGTTCGACGACCACTCCGGGGAGCGGGTCGACGCCGTGGACGAGCCGGCGGACTGA
- a CDS encoding NRAMP family divalent metal transporter, with the protein MTSERSTGRIRSHLGEMGPAWVAGAIAAGPATMASVITAGATFGYALLWVVVASAVLGAVAQYLAMRLGLLTERGIVGVVEDFLGEGWAWLLVVDVVLAAGLAQLVIMKGLADVSATVTGVDARVWGVAWALVLAVGLAGRGYRFVELVAKLLVSGVVVAFVASLFVVPIDPAAAVSGLVPTVPAGVDGALVAAGVLGGAVHITLVTMHSYTMRAREWTRDDYDLATFDIASSMLGAFGLYSLAIFLVAASVLHAPGIAAGDLTAVSAAQTLGPLVGPAAKWLFLLGLWGAAVSTLGGNTIVPPFLVADKLGWETDVSDARYRWLLAGFALVSAAGPFVGGAFFPLLVLVLAFGLVGTPFALVVVLVLLNSDAVAEPTPWLANLAGVVLLAVTATTAGSFVQSRVTAGLRDPMTLFVLGFAVVLSLATVGLVVKFVRDRTRPRGSPAGG; encoded by the coding sequence ATGACAAGCGAGCGATCGACCGGGCGGATCCGGTCGCACCTCGGCGAGATGGGCCCCGCGTGGGTCGCGGGCGCGATCGCTGCGGGGCCGGCGACGATGGCCTCCGTGATCACCGCCGGCGCGACGTTCGGCTACGCGCTCCTCTGGGTCGTCGTCGCGAGCGCCGTCCTCGGGGCGGTCGCACAGTACCTCGCGATGCGGCTCGGCCTCCTGACCGAGCGCGGCATCGTCGGCGTCGTCGAGGACTTCTTAGGAGAGGGGTGGGCGTGGCTGCTCGTTGTCGACGTCGTCCTCGCGGCCGGCCTCGCCCAACTGGTGATCATGAAGGGGCTCGCGGACGTCTCCGCGACCGTCACGGGCGTCGACGCCAGGGTGTGGGGCGTCGCGTGGGCGCTCGTCCTCGCGGTCGGCCTCGCGGGGCGGGGCTACCGCTTCGTCGAACTCGTCGCGAAGCTTCTCGTCTCGGGCGTCGTCGTCGCCTTCGTCGCCTCGTTGTTCGTCGTCCCGATCGACCCCGCGGCGGCCGTCTCCGGGCTCGTCCCGACGGTGCCCGCCGGCGTCGACGGCGCGCTCGTCGCCGCGGGCGTCCTCGGCGGCGCGGTCCACATCACGCTCGTGACGATGCACTCGTACACGATGCGCGCGCGGGAGTGGACCCGCGACGACTACGATCTCGCCACCTTCGACATCGCGAGTTCGATGCTCGGCGCGTTCGGGCTGTACAGCCTCGCCATCTTCCTCGTCGCCGCGAGCGTCCTCCACGCGCCCGGGATCGCGGCCGGCGATCTCACCGCGGTGTCGGCCGCCCAGACGCTCGGCCCGCTCGTCGGCCCGGCCGCGAAGTGGCTCTTCCTCCTCGGCCTCTGGGGGGCGGCCGTCTCCACGCTCGGCGGCAACACCATCGTCCCGCCGTTTCTGGTGGCGGACAAACTCGGCTGGGAGACGGACGTCTCCGACGCGCGCTACCGCTGGCTTCTCGCCGGCTTCGCGCTCGTCTCCGCGGCGGGGCCGTTCGTCGGCGGGGCGTTCTTCCCGCTTCTCGTGCTCGTGCTCGCGTTCGGTCTCGTCGGCACGCCATTCGCGCTCGTCGTCGTGCTCGTGCTGCTCAACTCCGACGCGGTGGCGGAGCCGACCCCGTGGCTCGCGAACCTCGCCGGGGTCGTCCTCCTCGCCGTGACGGCGACGACGGCCGGGTCGTTCGTCCAGAGCCGTGTCACGGCGGGCCTGCGCGACCCCATGACGCTGTTCGTCCTCGGCTTCGCCGTCGTGCTCTCGCTCGCGACGGTCGGCCTCGTCGTCAAGTTCGTTCGAGACCGCACGCGCCCACGCGGGAGCCCCGCGGGCGGATAA
- a CDS encoding NAD-dependent epimerase/dehydratase family protein yields MKGQTVLVTGGAGFIGSNLANTLAADNEVIAVDDEYLGTPENLVSDVEFVDTSVLAEDLPTEGIDVVFHLAALSSYAMHEENPQKGVRVNIEGFVNTVVQARDDGCDTVVYASTSSIYGDRTEPSPEDMDVETRTGYEASKLGRERYAEYFSHHYDMTMAGMRFFSVYQGYGGNEGHKGEYANILAQFADDIANGRSPEIYGDGTQTRDFTHVDDIVRGLVAAAEHELDGIYNLGTGKSYDFDTVVELLNEELGTDVDPTYVENPIPEYVYVHDTMADISKMRAATGWEPQITFREGLRRICEQYT; encoded by the coding sequence ATGAAAGGACAGACGGTTCTGGTGACGGGCGGCGCGGGCTTCATCGGCTCGAACCTCGCGAACACGCTGGCCGCGGACAACGAGGTCATCGCGGTCGACGACGAGTATCTCGGGACGCCGGAGAACCTCGTCTCGGACGTGGAGTTCGTCGACACGAGCGTCCTCGCCGAGGACCTCCCCACCGAGGGAATCGACGTGGTGTTCCACCTCGCGGCGCTTTCCTCGTACGCGATGCACGAGGAGAACCCCCAGAAAGGGGTCAGAGTGAACATCGAGGGGTTCGTCAACACGGTCGTGCAGGCGCGCGACGACGGCTGTGACACGGTCGTGTACGCGTCGACGTCGTCGATCTACGGCGATCGGACGGAGCCTTCGCCCGAGGACATGGACGTCGAGACGCGCACGGGGTACGAGGCGTCGAAGCTGGGGCGGGAGCGCTACGCCGAGTACTTCTCACACCACTACGACATGACGATGGCGGGGATGCGCTTCTTCTCGGTGTATCAGGGGTACGGCGGCAACGAGGGACACAAAGGCGAGTACGCGAACATCCTCGCGCAGTTCGCCGACGACATCGCCAACGGGCGCTCCCCCGAGATCTACGGCGACGGGACGCAGACGCGCGACTTCACGCACGTCGACGACATCGTCCGGGGACTCGTCGCCGCCGCGGAGCACGAACTCGACGGGATCTACAACCTGGGCACCGGCAAGAGCTACGACTTCGACACGGTGGTAGAGCTGCTGAACGAGGAGCTGGGAACGGATGTCGACCCGACGTACGTCGAGAACCCGATCCCCGAGTACGTCTACGTCCACGACACGATGGCCGACATCTCGAAGATGCGGGCGGCGACCGGCTGGGAGCCGCAGATCACGTTCCGCGAGGGGCTACGTCGCATCTGCGAGCAGTACACGTAG
- a CDS encoding SDR family oxidoreductase, producing MTDPDRTVLVTGSSSGLGRATARRFRDAGWTVYATARDPADAAGLADRGCHTPALDVTDDAAVSRVVGEAAADGLDCLVNNAGFGQYGPVEDVPTDRLARQFDVNVAGPHRLCRAALSHLREREGTIVTLSSLAAHASFPGAGAYCASKAAVEAHHDALRAELSADAGVDVVLVEPGPVDTGFRARRERELDALDPSPAYAAVYDRHRGETTRGALFGATTPVDVADCIFDAATQPDPPARVPVGRRVRVACALARYVPDAWRERVYDWL from the coding sequence ATGACCGACCCGGACCGGACGGTGCTCGTCACCGGGTCGTCGTCGGGGCTCGGCCGCGCAACCGCCCGTCGCTTCCGCGACGCGGGGTGGACCGTCTACGCGACCGCGCGCGATCCCGCCGACGCCGCCGGGCTCGCCGACCGCGGCTGCCACACGCCCGCGCTGGACGTCACCGACGACGCGGCCGTCTCGCGGGTCGTCGGCGAGGCGGCGGCCGACGGCCTCGACTGCCTGGTCAACAACGCCGGCTTCGGGCAGTACGGCCCCGTCGAGGACGTGCCGACGGACCGCCTCGCCCGACAGTTCGACGTCAACGTCGCCGGCCCCCACAGGCTCTGCCGGGCGGCGCTGTCACACCTGCGCGAACGCGAGGGCACGATCGTGACGCTGTCGAGCCTCGCGGCGCACGCGTCCTTCCCCGGCGCGGGGGCGTACTGCGCGTCGAAGGCGGCCGTCGAGGCACACCACGACGCGCTCCGGGCCGAACTGTCGGCCGATGCGGGCGTCGACGTCGTCCTCGTCGAGCCGGGCCCGGTCGATACCGGCTTTCGGGCCCGACGCGAGCGGGAACTGGACGCGCTCGATCCCTCGCCGGCGTACGCCGCCGTCTACGACCGTCATCGCGGCGAGACGACTCGCGGTGCGCTGTTCGGCGCGACGACGCCTGTCGACGTCGCAGACTGCATCTTCGACGCGGCGACGCAGCCGGATCCACCGGCCCGCGTTCCGGTCGGCCGACGTGTGCGCGTCGCCTGCGCGCTGGCTCGATACGTCCCCGACGCGTGGCGCGAGCGGGTGTACGACTGGCTGTGA
- a CDS encoding PAS domain-containing protein, with product MTDHPGDARPPDSDGSYDQPGGLTEANGTSVGPLGRLFADGSTPTVLLLLRECRNRRLLAESLDAEATVTATADVDALSDDVDLCIVDRESLDRHRGEIVARRAAADPAFLPVVLVDPCDAAARPETWTAVDEVIPVPLSKAAFRARLRNLLVRRRQSRRLADREAELETALMELRVRDRAIAEAPIGITIADAADDHPLVYANDAFLALTGYDWEAVVGRNCRFLQGAGTDGATVREMRAAIGAAEPVSVDVVNYTRDGERFWNKVDIAPVRDGDGDVTHFVGFQTDITPRKLHEQRVNVLNRLLRHNLRNELNIIDGYTAALGETDGAERTEAIDRVRRAVERLVSLSEEVGHVEHVFGDDSPDADVRTVSEILESVRAELNEQYPDVTVRIDVPADPVHLSAESLSLGCVDYVAMLLSDNAREERSVSIVATHDATADVVDIAISDNGPGLAESDWAVIEAGHETPLRHADRLGLWVLRWVTTTAGGELIRSDGHGGRLHVRCPVRDPPEPDAGDDAAA from the coding sequence ATGACCGACCACCCTGGCGACGCGCGACCGCCCGACAGCGACGGCAGCTACGACCAGCCAGGGGGGCTGACCGAGGCGAACGGGACGTCCGTCGGACCGCTCGGACGGCTCTTCGCGGACGGATCGACGCCGACCGTCCTGTTGCTCCTGCGGGAGTGTCGGAACCGCCGACTGCTCGCGGAGTCGCTCGACGCCGAGGCGACTGTCACGGCGACCGCCGACGTCGACGCGCTCTCGGATGACGTCGACCTCTGCATCGTCGACCGGGAGTCGCTCGACCGCCACCGCGGGGAGATCGTCGCTCGTCGGGCCGCCGCCGACCCGGCTTTCCTGCCGGTGGTGCTGGTCGACCCGTGCGACGCGGCCGCCAGACCCGAGACGTGGACGGCCGTCGACGAGGTGATCCCGGTGCCGCTGTCGAAAGCCGCGTTCCGCGCCCGCCTCCGGAACCTCCTCGTCAGGCGGCGGCAGAGCCGCCGGCTCGCCGATCGGGAGGCTGAACTCGAAACGGCGCTCATGGAGCTCCGCGTGCGCGACCGCGCGATCGCCGAGGCACCCATCGGCATCACCATCGCCGACGCGGCGGACGACCACCCGCTGGTGTACGCCAACGACGCGTTCCTCGCGCTCACCGGCTACGACTGGGAGGCGGTCGTCGGGCGGAACTGCCGGTTCCTGCAGGGCGCGGGGACCGACGGGGCGACCGTCCGGGAGATGCGGGCGGCGATCGGAGCGGCCGAGCCGGTGAGCGTCGACGTGGTGAACTACACGCGCGACGGCGAGCGCTTCTGGAACAAGGTCGACATCGCCCCCGTTCGCGACGGCGACGGCGACGTGACACACTTCGTCGGGTTCCAGACGGACATCACGCCCCGAAAGCTCCACGAGCAACGGGTGAACGTGCTCAACCGACTCCTGCGGCACAACCTCCGCAACGAGCTGAACATCATCGACGGCTACACGGCCGCGCTGGGGGAGACCGACGGGGCGGAGCGAACGGAGGCGATCGACCGCGTCCGTCGGGCGGTCGAACGGCTCGTCTCCCTGAGCGAGGAGGTCGGACACGTCGAACACGTGTTCGGCGACGACTCGCCCGACGCCGACGTCCGCACGGTCTCGGAGATCCTCGAATCGGTCCGGGCGGAGCTCAACGAGCAGTACCCCGACGTGACGGTCCGCATCGACGTTCCCGCCGATCCCGTCCACCTCAGCGCCGAATCACTGTCGCTCGGCTGTGTCGACTACGTCGCCATGCTCCTCAGCGACAACGCTCGTGAGGAGCGGTCGGTGTCGATCGTCGCGACACACGACGCGACCGCGGACGTCGTCGATATCGCCATCTCCGACAACGGCCCGGGGCTCGCCGAGTCCGACTGGGCGGTGATCGAGGCGGGCCACGAGACGCCGCTCCGACACGCCGACCGGCTCGGTCTCTGGGTGCTCCGGTGGGTGACGACGACCGCCGGCGGCGAGTTGATCCGTTCCGACGGGCACGGCGGTCGGCTGCACGTCCGGTGTCCGGTGCGTGACCCGCCGGAGCCGGACGCCGGAGACGACGCCGCAGCCTGA
- a CDS encoding ATPase domain-containing protein, with amino-acid sequence MSATPDGRVPTGIAGLDEVLGGGLIANRSYMVGGDPGTGKTILGLHFLTSGDGEALYVNLEEPAAEIARNAAAVGIDTDGVTFLDLSPDAELFTEEREYDLFLPDEVEGPSLRSAIVDAVEDVEPTRMFIDPLSELQHLSPDTYQLRQQVSSLLRFLRDRGVTLVFTSQATAAVPDEDLQYLSDGTFEITNTDAGRRLRVSKFRGSGTRNGAHAVRITDDGMRVYPVLVPDGHAIDFTAEEVSAGIPEVNQLLGGGLERGSVTIFNGPSGVGKTTLGAQFMKEAAGRGERSVIYMFEEDTRTFTTRCTAVDIPVSRMVDRGTLAIEEVQPLTQSPAEFAAMVREEVEERDVRVVLIDGIDGYQLSLQSDAEDTLARELGALCRYLRSRGVTTLLVDSSETVTGEFRATRGGVSYIADNIVFLRYLEINGELRKAIGVLKKRTSDFERTLRKFQITEYGIKVGEPLRSLRGILEGTPEYVEGDGPPDRTGPS; translated from the coding sequence ATGTCAGCTACCCCTGACGGTCGGGTCCCGACAGGGATCGCCGGTCTCGACGAGGTACTCGGTGGTGGTCTCATTGCGAATCGGAGCTACATGGTCGGCGGGGACCCGGGGACCGGAAAGACGATCCTCGGCCTGCACTTTCTCACCAGCGGTGACGGCGAGGCGCTCTACGTCAACCTCGAGGAGCCGGCGGCGGAGATCGCTCGCAACGCCGCCGCGGTCGGGATCGACACCGACGGCGTCACCTTCCTCGATCTGAGCCCGGATGCGGAGCTCTTCACCGAGGAGCGGGAGTACGACCTCTTCCTGCCGGACGAGGTCGAAGGCCCGTCGCTCCGGTCGGCGATCGTCGACGCGGTCGAAGACGTCGAGCCGACCCGGATGTTCATCGACCCGCTCTCCGAGCTCCAGCACCTCTCGCCCGACACCTACCAGCTTCGCCAGCAGGTCTCCTCGCTCCTCCGGTTTCTCCGCGATCGGGGCGTGACGCTGGTCTTTACCTCCCAGGCGACGGCGGCCGTCCCCGACGAGGATCTGCAGTATCTCAGCGACGGGACGTTCGAGATCACGAACACGGACGCGGGCCGCCGGCTCCGGGTGTCGAAGTTCCGCGGGTCGGGCACGCGAAACGGTGCCCACGCGGTCCGGATCACGGACGACGGGATGCGGGTGTATCCGGTTCTCGTGCCGGACGGACACGCGATCGACTTCACCGCCGAGGAGGTGTCGGCGGGCATCCCGGAGGTGAACCAGCTCCTCGGCGGCGGGCTCGAACGGGGGAGCGTGACGATCTTCAACGGCCCGAGCGGGGTCGGCAAGACGACACTCGGCGCGCAGTTCATGAAGGAGGCCGCCGGGCGCGGCGAGCGCTCGGTCATCTACATGTTCGAGGAGGACACGCGGACGTTCACCACGCGCTGTACGGCCGTCGACATCCCCGTCAGCAGGATGGTCGATCGGGGCACCCTCGCCATCGAGGAGGTCCAGCCCCTCACCCAGTCGCCGGCGGAGTTCGCCGCGATGGTCCGCGAAGAGGTCGAAGAGCGGGACGTCCGAGTGGTCCTCATCGACGGCATCGACGGCTACCAGCTCTCCCTGCAGAGCGACGCCGAGGACACTCTGGCGCGCGAACTCGGCGCGCTCTGTCGGTATCTCCGCTCGCGCGGCGTCACGACGCTCCTGGTCGACTCCTCGGAGACCGTCACGGGCGAGTTCCGGGCCACGCGGGGCGGCGTCAGCTACATCGCCGACAACATCGTCTTCCTCCGCTACCTCGAGATCAACGGCGAACTGCGGAAGGCCATCGGCGTCCTCAAGAAACGCACGAGCGACTTCGAGCGGACGCTCCGGAAGTTCCAGATCACCGAGTACGGCATCAAGGTCGGCGAGCCGCTCCGGTCGCTTCGGGGGATCCTCGAGGGCACGCCCGAGTACGTCGAGGGTGACGGGCCGCCCGACCGGACGGGACCGTCCTGA
- a CDS encoding ABC transporter permease — protein MNQLRYIGVRILQTVPVLFGVSVVVFAIIHSAPGDPIVNLLGIEATEGNVDRLRRQYGLDQPIYVQYLEWLAGVLQGDLGRSITQSRPVASLIASRLPATLFLAIASMLVAVAIAVPAGVVSAVRNGTPTDYAVTAGALAGVSVPNFWLGLVLVLVFARTLGIAPPGNYVSPLADPVAAVRHVAMPAVTVGTAFAALLARQTRSSMLDALSTEHVRMAKSKGLPSRTVFVRHALKGALLPVVTVAGLQFGYLLSATVVVEQVFAWPGMGRLIWLAVRQQDYPTLQGTVLVVATLFVAVNLVVDLAYAYLDPRVGSA, from the coding sequence ATGAACCAGCTCAGATACATCGGCGTCCGGATCCTCCAGACGGTCCCCGTGTTGTTCGGCGTCTCGGTCGTCGTGTTCGCCATCATCCACTCGGCTCCGGGCGATCCGATCGTGAACCTTCTCGGCATCGAGGCCACCGAGGGGAACGTCGACCGGCTCCGGCGGCAGTACGGCCTCGACCAGCCGATCTACGTCCAGTACCTCGAGTGGCTCGCCGGGGTGCTCCAGGGCGACCTCGGGCGCTCGATCACCCAGAGCCGACCCGTCGCGAGCCTCATCGCCAGCCGGCTCCCGGCGACGCTGTTTCTCGCCATCGCGTCGATGCTCGTCGCGGTCGCCATCGCGGTCCCGGCGGGGGTCGTCAGCGCGGTGAGGAACGGAACCCCCACTGACTACGCCGTGACGGCGGGCGCGCTCGCCGGGGTCTCCGTCCCGAACTTCTGGCTCGGGCTCGTGCTCGTCTTGGTGTTCGCCCGCACCCTCGGGATCGCCCCCCCGGGCAACTACGTCTCGCCGCTCGCCGACCCGGTCGCGGCGGTCAGACACGTCGCGATGCCCGCGGTGACGGTGGGCACGGCCTTTGCCGCGCTGCTCGCCAGACAGACACGGTCGTCGATGCTCGACGCCCTCTCGACGGAGCACGTCCGGATGGCCAAGTCCAAGGGGCTTCCGTCGCGGACCGTCTTCGTCCGCCACGCGCTGAAGGGTGCGCTCCTCCCGGTCGTGACCGTCGCCGGCCTGCAGTTCGGCTACCTCCTTTCGGCGACGGTCGTCGTCGAACAGGTGTTCGCGTGGCCCGGCATGGGCCGACTCATCTGGCTCGCCGTCCGCCAGCAGGACTACCCCACGCTCCAGGGCACCGTCCTCGTCGTCGCGACGCTGTTCGTGGCCGTGAACCTCGTCGTCGACCTCGCGTACGCGTATCTCGACCCACGGGTGGGATCCGCGTGA